In the genome of Streptomyces sp. V2I9, one region contains:
- a CDS encoding NAD(P)-dependent oxidoreductase, which yields MTQANTTAESTPVTVLGLGDMGRSLARAFLAAGHPTTVWNRSPEKGEDVVARGAVRAASAEEAVRASGLVVVCLVDYDASDAVLEPLAGALQGRVLVNLTSDTPARSRQAAVWAEKHSLSYLDGAIMVPVDMIGSPEALIFHSGDRAAFTAHEATLKALGAPATFLGEDHGLAAAYDMAMLDFFYGAMGGLVHAFALARAEGIDGASLAPYLTTIANILPPIAAYTATDIDSRAYTGEGANLAMMAASVDHILHAAKDRGLDVSQLAALKGVTDRAIARGHGPESWSSIVEVIAADH from the coding sequence ATGACGCAAGCGAACACGACCGCCGAATCCACCCCCGTCACCGTTCTCGGCCTCGGTGACATGGGCCGCTCCCTGGCCCGCGCCTTCCTGGCCGCCGGCCACCCCACCACTGTCTGGAACCGTTCGCCCGAGAAGGGCGAGGACGTCGTCGCACGGGGCGCGGTGCGGGCCGCGTCCGCCGAGGAGGCCGTCCGGGCGAGCGGACTCGTGGTGGTCTGCCTCGTCGACTACGACGCCTCCGACGCGGTCCTGGAACCGCTGGCCGGGGCCCTTCAGGGGCGGGTCCTGGTCAACCTCACCTCGGACACCCCGGCCCGTTCGCGGCAGGCCGCCGTCTGGGCCGAGAAGCACTCCCTGTCCTACCTCGACGGGGCGATCATGGTGCCGGTCGACATGATCGGTTCGCCGGAGGCGCTGATCTTCCACTCCGGCGACCGCGCCGCCTTCACCGCCCACGAGGCCACCCTCAAGGCGCTCGGCGCGCCCGCCACCTTCCTCGGCGAGGACCACGGCCTCGCCGCCGCCTACGACATGGCGATGCTGGACTTCTTCTACGGGGCCATGGGCGGCCTCGTCCACGCCTTCGCGCTGGCCCGCGCGGAGGGCATCGACGGCGCGTCCCTCGCCCCGTACCTCACCACGATCGCGAACATCCTGCCGCCGATCGCGGCCTACACCGCCACCGACATCGACTCCCGCGCGTACACGGGCGAGGGCGCGAACCTGGCGATGATGGCGGCCAGCGTCGACCACATCCTGCACGCCGCGAAGGACCGGGGCCTGGACGTCTCCCAGCTCGCCGCCCTCAAGGGCGTCACCGACCGGGCGATCGCGCGGGGCCACGGCCCCGAGTCCTGGTCGAGCATCGTCGAGGTGATCGCCGCCGATCACTGA
- a CDS encoding peptidase, producing the protein MRIPPSRSRTLRGGTAAVAVAALVALGAVPALAGEPEPQLGVGTIARVEGVRPGSSFSTPLTFLNKGTAEVPAVWVTYAVSPGLKADETHRNCTYYTVPSYDEMPASNVASCRIEQPLKPNVVYGTAKPVSVGALDSAFRDHLRVTIGVGEPDPGDAGSGESVPGTGDPLTLEEVEAPATETDRRDHPEPVAETEVNAANTADFALTGAEVKGAVGDKVTATVTFANKGPARVQGDRDRSVTTVDVRIPNGTSVVEAHGFCDAVTRTHYRCGTSGSRADVDGGESYPFVLRIDKAVGRATGEVSFTGQERPFDRNAANDTARIVIETGKDAGASGSTGSSGGTGGSSSNGASTSSGGPSSSGGSVSTGGTSTGGSGSSGGTGDATAGGATSRTGNGGNLAATGSGSTLPLVGMAAAAVAAGGGVVWAVRRRSTIRRS; encoded by the coding sequence ATGCGCATCCCCCCTTCCCGCAGCCGTACCCTGCGCGGCGGGACCGCCGCCGTAGCCGTCGCCGCACTGGTGGCGCTGGGCGCCGTACCGGCGCTCGCCGGCGAACCGGAGCCGCAGCTCGGCGTCGGGACGATCGCGCGGGTCGAGGGGGTCCGGCCCGGAAGCTCGTTCTCCACCCCGCTCACGTTCCTGAACAAGGGGACGGCGGAGGTGCCCGCGGTCTGGGTGACGTACGCCGTGTCGCCGGGGCTGAAGGCGGACGAGACGCACCGGAACTGCACCTACTACACCGTCCCGTCCTACGACGAGATGCCCGCGTCGAACGTCGCCTCGTGCAGGATCGAGCAGCCGCTGAAGCCGAATGTCGTCTACGGCACGGCGAAGCCCGTATCGGTCGGGGCGCTCGACTCCGCGTTCCGCGACCACCTGCGGGTGACGATCGGCGTCGGCGAGCCCGATCCGGGCGACGCCGGTTCCGGCGAGTCCGTGCCGGGCACCGGCGACCCGCTCACCCTGGAGGAGGTGGAGGCTCCGGCCACCGAGACCGACCGGCGCGACCACCCCGAGCCGGTCGCCGAGACCGAGGTGAACGCCGCCAACACCGCCGACTTCGCCCTCACCGGCGCGGAGGTGAAGGGTGCGGTGGGCGACAAGGTCACCGCGACGGTGACGTTCGCCAACAAGGGCCCCGCCCGCGTGCAGGGCGACCGCGACCGGAGCGTCACCACCGTCGACGTCCGCATCCCGAACGGCACGTCCGTCGTCGAGGCGCACGGATTCTGCGACGCCGTCACCAGGACCCACTACCGCTGCGGCACCTCCGGGTCCCGGGCCGACGTGGACGGCGGCGAGAGCTACCCCTTCGTCCTGCGGATCGACAAGGCGGTCGGCCGCGCCACGGGCGAGGTCTCCTTCACCGGCCAGGAGCGCCCCTTCGACCGGAACGCGGCCAACGACACCGCGCGGATCGTGATCGAGACGGGCAAGGACGCGGGCGCCTCCGGCTCGACCGGTTCCTCCGGAGGTACGGGCGGCTCGTCGTCGAACGGCGCTTCCACCTCCTCCGGCGGTCCTTCCTCCTCCGGCGGCTCGGTCTCCACCGGCGGTACGAGCACCGGGGGCTCCGGCTCCTCCGGCGGTACGGGCGACGCGACGGCCGGCGGCGCGACCTCGCGGACGGGGAACGGCGGAAACCTCGCGGCGACCGGTTCCGGTTCCACCCTCCCGCTGGTCGGCATGGCAGCCGCGGCGGTGGCCGCCGGCGGCGGCGTCGTCTGGGCGGTGCGCCGCCGGTCCACGATCCGGCGGAGCTGA
- a CDS encoding maltokinase gives MSEAASSHVALAKITRNSATTGSTGEGELLPSLAPLLHSWLPRQRWFAGKGRPVTGFSLVSATEMLPLHGTAGPGLLHLLLRAEQPSRDSRPDEDCYQLLLGVRTSLPPTLAGALIGQVERGPLAGRTVYDALHDPRLADLLLERLRRPGRLGALRFERTAPIPDGLPPRVLDAEQSNSSLVYGDAYILKIFRRVFPGDNPDLELPLALAREKCERVPAPVAWFEAPGPEPLTLGVLQPFLRGARDGWQLALSALAAGRDFLPEARALGRATAEVHTALAAALPTPALRGTQTRQLVAEMTRRLESAARAVPALAPYVPGLRAAFDAVTDLGVRGSGWAQQRVHGDLHLGQTLRSADGFWSLIDFEGEPARPLAERRSPAPPVRDVAGMLRSFDYAARSHRPWNPEWAARCRAAYCEGYAQASGTDPRGEPELLRAHETDKAVYEVLYEARHRPDWLPVPMAAIQRLARSAAA, from the coding sequence ATGTCGGAGGCTGCATCCAGTCACGTCGCCCTGGCGAAGATCACGAGGAACAGCGCAACGACCGGCAGTACGGGGGAAGGAGAACTCCTCCCGTCCCTCGCCCCCCTGCTCCACTCCTGGCTGCCCCGGCAGCGGTGGTTCGCCGGCAAGGGCCGGCCGGTCACCGGCTTCTCGCTGGTCTCGGCCACCGAGATGCTGCCGCTGCACGGCACGGCGGGACCGGGGCTCCTGCATCTGCTGCTGCGCGCCGAACAGCCCTCGCGGGACAGCCGCCCCGACGAGGACTGCTACCAACTCCTGCTGGGCGTGCGGACGTCGCTGCCCCCCACGCTCGCGGGGGCGCTGATCGGCCAGGTCGAGCGGGGTCCGCTCGCCGGACGGACCGTCTACGACGCGCTGCACGATCCGCGGCTGGCCGATCTCCTGCTGGAACGTCTCCGCAGACCCGGCAGGCTCGGCGCGCTGCGCTTCGAGCGGACCGCCCCGATCCCGGACGGCCTCCCGCCGCGGGTCCTGGACGCCGAGCAGTCCAACTCCTCGCTGGTCTACGGGGACGCGTACATCCTCAAGATCTTCCGACGCGTCTTCCCGGGCGACAACCCGGACCTGGAGCTGCCGCTCGCGCTGGCCCGCGAGAAGTGCGAGCGGGTGCCGGCCCCGGTCGCCTGGTTCGAGGCGCCGGGACCCGAACCGCTCACCCTCGGCGTCCTCCAGCCCTTCCTGCGCGGGGCCCGCGACGGGTGGCAGCTCGCCCTGTCCGCGCTCGCGGCGGGACGCGACTTCCTGCCCGAGGCGCGGGCGCTCGGCCGGGCCACCGCCGAGGTGCACACGGCGCTCGCCGCCGCGCTGCCCACCCCGGCGCTGCGCGGGACCCAGACCCGGCAGCTCGTCGCGGAGATGACCCGGCGACTGGAGTCGGCCGCGCGGGCGGTCCCGGCACTGGCGCCGTACGTCCCGGGGCTCCGCGCCGCCTTCGACGCGGTGACCGACCTCGGGGTACGGGGCAGCGGCTGGGCCCAGCAGCGCGTGCACGGCGATCTCCACCTCGGGCAGACGCTGCGCTCCGCCGACGGCTTCTGGTCGCTGATCGACTTCGAGGGCGAACCGGCCCGGCCGCTGGCCGAGCGCCGCAGCCCCGCGCCCCCGGTGCGCGATGTGGCGGGCATGCTGCGGTCGTTCGACTACGCGGCCCGCTCGCACCGCCCGTGGAATCCGGAGTGGGCGGCCCGCTGCCGTGCCGCCTACTGCGAGGGCTACGCGCAGGCGTCGGGCACCGATCCGCGCGGCGAGCCGGAGCTGCTGCGTGCCCACGAGACGGACAAGGCCGTGTACGAGGTGCTGTACGAGGCCCGGCACCGCCCCGACTGGCTGCCGGTCCCCATGGCGGCCATCCAACGGCTGGCCCGGTCCGCCGCCGCCTGA
- the treS gene encoding maltose alpha-D-glucosyltransferase, with the protein MIVNEPVPDTFEDTPAKDRDPDWFKRAVFYEVLVRSFQDSNGDGIGDLKGITAKLDYLQWLGVDCLWLPPFFKSPLRDGGYDVSDYTAVLPEFGDLADFVEFVDAAHQRGMRVIIDFVMNHTSDQHEWFQQSRTDPDGPYGDYYVWADDDKQFQDARIIFVDTETSNWTFDPVRKQYYWHRFFSHQPDLNYENPAVQEEILAALRFWLDLGIDGFRVDAVPYLYQREGTNCENLPETHNFLKRVRKEIDANYPDTVLLAEANQWPEDVVDYFGDYASGGDECHMAFHFPVMPRIFMAVRRESRYPVSEILAKTPAIPKNCQWGIFLRNHDELTLEMVTDEERDYMYAEYAKDPRMRANIGIRRRLAPLLDNDRNQIELFTALLLSLPGSPILYYGDEIGMGDNIWLGDRDAVRTPMQWTPDRNAGFSSSDPGRLYLPTIMDPVYGYQVTNVEASMASPSSLLHWTRRMIEIRKQNPAFGLGEYTELPSSNPAVLAFTREYQDDLVLCVHNFSRFAQPTELDLRSFDGRHPVELIGGVRFPAIGQWPYLLTLAGHGFYWFRLRKDAPPA; encoded by the coding sequence ATGATCGTCAATGAGCCTGTCCCCGACACGTTCGAGGACACCCCAGCCAAGGACCGCGATCCCGACTGGTTCAAGCGCGCCGTCTTCTACGAGGTCCTCGTCCGGTCCTTCCAGGACTCCAACGGCGACGGAATCGGCGACCTCAAGGGCATCACCGCCAAGCTGGACTACCTCCAGTGGCTCGGCGTCGACTGCCTCTGGCTGCCGCCGTTCTTCAAGTCGCCGCTGCGCGACGGGGGCTACGACGTCTCCGACTACACGGCCGTCCTGCCGGAGTTCGGCGATCTCGCCGACTTCGTGGAATTCGTGGACGCCGCGCACCAGCGCGGTATGCGCGTCATCATCGACTTCGTCATGAACCACACGAGCGATCAGCACGAGTGGTTCCAGCAGTCCCGCACGGACCCCGACGGCCCGTACGGCGATTACTACGTCTGGGCCGACGACGACAAGCAGTTCCAGGACGCCCGGATCATCTTCGTGGACACGGAGACGTCCAACTGGACCTTCGACCCGGTCCGCAAGCAGTACTACTGGCACCGCTTCTTCTCGCACCAGCCGGACCTCAACTACGAGAACCCGGCGGTCCAGGAGGAGATCCTGGCGGCCCTGCGGTTCTGGCTGGACCTGGGCATCGACGGCTTCCGGGTCGACGCGGTGCCGTACCTCTACCAGCGCGAGGGCACCAACTGCGAGAACCTGCCCGAGACCCACAACTTCCTCAAGCGGGTCCGCAAGGAGATCGACGCCAACTACCCGGACACCGTGCTCCTCGCCGAGGCCAACCAGTGGCCGGAGGACGTCGTCGACTACTTCGGCGACTACGCGTCCGGCGGGGACGAGTGCCACATGGCGTTCCACTTCCCCGTCATGCCGCGCATCTTCATGGCGGTGCGCCGCGAGAGCCGCTACCCGGTCTCCGAGATCCTGGCGAAGACCCCGGCGATCCCGAAGAACTGCCAGTGGGGCATCTTCCTGCGCAACCACGACGAGTTGACGCTCGAAATGGTGACGGACGAAGAGCGCGACTACATGTACGCGGAGTACGCCAAGGACCCGCGGATGCGCGCCAACATCGGCATCCGCCGGCGGCTCGCCCCTCTGCTGGACAACGACCGCAACCAGATCGAGCTGTTCACCGCGCTGCTGCTGTCGCTGCCCGGTTCCCCGATCCTCTACTACGGGGACGAGATCGGGATGGGCGACAACATCTGGCTGGGCGACCGGGACGCGGTGCGCACCCCGATGCAGTGGACGCCGGACCGCAACGCCGGTTTCTCCTCCAGCGATCCGGGGCGGCTCTACCTCCCCACGATCATGGACCCGGTCTACGGCTACCAGGTCACCAACGTCGAGGCGTCGATGGCGTCGCCGTCCTCGCTGCTGCACTGGACCCGCCGCATGATCGAGATCCGGAAGCAGAATCCGGCCTTCGGTCTCGGCGAGTACACCGAACTGCCCTCGTCCAACCCGGCGGTGCTGGCGTTCACCCGCGAGTACCAGGACGACCTCGTGCTGTGCGTGCACAACTTCTCGCGGTTCGCGCAGCCGACCGAGCTGGACCTGCGGTCGTTCGACGGACGCCACCCGGTGGAGCTGATCGGCGGGGTGCGCTTCCCGGCCATCGGCCAGTGGCCGTACCTGCTGACCCTTGCGGGACACGGCTTCTACTGGTTCCGGCTGCGCAAGGACGCGCCCCCGGCGTAG
- a CDS encoding cation:dicarboxylate symporter family transporter: MAVAAEKRDRTHYLYIAVIAAVALGILVGFVAPGVAVELKPIGAGFVNLIKMMISPIIFCTIVLGVGSVRKAAKVGAVGGLALGYFLVMSTVALAIGLLVGNVLEPGSSLHITEQARAAGEAQASGASESTVDFLLGIIPTTMVSAFTEGEVLQTLLIALLAGFALQAMGRTGEPVLRGITHIQRLVFRILAMIMWAAPVGAFGAIAAVVGETGLDALKSLAIIMIGFYVTCALFVFVVLGALLRLVAGVNLFALLKYLGREFLLILSTSSSESALPRLIAKMEHMGVSKPVVGITVPTGYSFNLDGTAIYLTMSSLFIANAMGDPLSAGEQISLLVFMVIASKGAAGVTGAGLATLAGGLQSHRPELVDGVGLIVGIDRFMSEARALTNFAGNAVATVLVGHWTKEIDKERVGEVLAGRIPFDEKTLVDDGHGPAPSDEVPAQREAAAEQPAKV, from the coding sequence ATGGCTGTGGCAGCCGAAAAACGGGACCGCACCCACTACCTGTACATCGCCGTGATCGCCGCCGTGGCGCTCGGCATCCTGGTGGGCTTCGTGGCCCCCGGCGTGGCCGTCGAGCTGAAGCCCATCGGGGCCGGCTTCGTGAACCTGATCAAGATGATGATCTCGCCGATCATCTTCTGCACGATCGTCCTCGGCGTCGGCTCGGTCCGCAAGGCGGCGAAGGTCGGCGCGGTCGGCGGGCTGGCGCTGGGCTACTTCCTGGTCATGTCGACCGTCGCGCTCGCCATCGGCCTGCTCGTCGGCAACGTCCTGGAGCCCGGCTCCAGCCTCCACATCACCGAGCAGGCGCGAGCCGCCGGAGAGGCGCAGGCGTCGGGCGCGAGCGAGTCCACCGTGGACTTCCTGCTCGGCATCATCCCGACCACGATGGTCTCCGCGTTCACCGAGGGCGAGGTCCTCCAGACCCTCCTCATCGCGCTCCTCGCGGGCTTCGCGCTCCAGGCGATGGGCAGGACCGGTGAGCCGGTCCTCCGCGGCATCACCCACATCCAGCGCCTCGTCTTCCGCATCCTGGCGATGATCATGTGGGCCGCCCCGGTCGGCGCGTTCGGCGCGATCGCCGCGGTGGTCGGCGAGACCGGCCTCGACGCCCTGAAGTCGCTGGCGATCATCATGATCGGCTTCTACGTCACCTGCGCGCTGTTCGTCTTCGTGGTGCTCGGCGCCCTCCTGCGCCTGGTCGCCGGGGTGAACCTGTTCGCGCTGCTGAAGTACCTGGGGCGCGAGTTCCTGCTGATCCTCTCCACCTCCTCGTCCGAGTCGGCGCTGCCCCGGCTGATCGCGAAGATGGAGCACATGGGCGTCAGCAAGCCCGTCGTCGGCATCACCGTGCCGACCGGCTACTCCTTCAACCTCGACGGCACCGCGATCTACCTCACGATGTCCTCGCTGTTCATCGCCAACGCCATGGGCGACCCGCTGAGCGCGGGCGAGCAGATCTCGCTGCTGGTCTTCATGGTCATCGCCTCGAAGGGCGCGGCCGGTGTGACCGGCGCGGGGCTGGCGACCCTCGCCGGCGGCCTCCAGTCGCACCGCCCCGAACTGGTCGACGGCGTCGGCCTGATCGTCGGCATCGACCGCTTCATGAGCGAGGCCCGCGCCCTGACCAACTTCGCGGGCAACGCGGTCGCCACGGTCCTGGTGGGCCACTGGACCAAGGAGATCGACAAGGAGCGGGTCGGCGAGGTGCTGGCCGGCCGGATCCCGTTCGACGAGAAGACCCTGGTGGACGACGGCCACGGCCCCGCCCCCTCCGACGAGGTGCCCGCCCAGCGGGAGGCCGCCGCCGAACAGCCCGCCAAGGTCTGA
- the glgB gene encoding 1,4-alpha-glucan branching enzyme, which produces MTARKPSRKASRKQTAEIPVEVRAESPAGPPAAAPAGVSAAASAEASAAPSPAATTTATEPVPAKRTRTAGAEAGPPRPRQAADGQGARPAPALDPADRGRLLAGDHHAPHDVLGAHPIPGGVLVRALRPFARSVTVLATGLRAELHDDGDGFFSGVLPVPEIPAYRLEVAYDDNTVEVEDPYRFWPALGELDLHLIGEGRHEELWRALGAEPMVHQGVAGTRFTVWAPNARGVRVTGDFAYWDGTAFPMRSLGSTGVWELFLPGVGEGALYKYDICRPDGSHTVRADPMARRTEVPPATASVVTASHHEWQDADWMAHRGDRPVHEAPFSVYEVHLASWRPGLTYRQLAEQLPAYVKDLGFTHVELMPVSEHPFGGSWGYQVTGFYAPTSRMGTPDDFRFLVDALHRAGIGVIMDWVPAHFPRDDWALAEFDGRPLYEHSDPQRAAHPDWGTLEFDYGRTEVRNFLVANATYWCEEFHIDGLRVDAVASMLYLDYSREDGQWSPNEFGGRENLDAVAFLQEMNATVYRRNPGVVTIAEESTAWDGVTRPTDSGGLGFGLKWNMGWMHDSLQYMAKEPVHRKYHHNEMTFSMVYAYSENYVLPISHDEVVHGKQALVTKMPGDWWQRRANHRAYLGFMWAHPGKQLLFMGQEFAQGAEWSEGHGPDWWLLDPSYEASADHRGVRTLVGDLNAVYGAVPALWQRDTVPEGFSWVDGGAAEDNVFAFLRYDADGSPLLAVSHFSPAVRTDYRLGVPETGAEGWVEVLNTDAARYGGGDVRNEEPVKAEAVPAHGRPSSISLTLPPLATVWLRPA; this is translated from the coding sequence GTGACCGCCCGCAAGCCGTCCCGCAAGGCATCCCGCAAGCAGACCGCCGAGATCCCGGTCGAGGTCCGGGCGGAATCGCCCGCCGGGCCCCCGGCCGCGGCCCCGGCCGGGGTCTCCGCCGCAGCGTCCGCCGAGGCGTCGGCGGCCCCGTCGCCCGCGGCCACCACGACCGCCACGGAGCCCGTCCCCGCGAAGCGCACCCGGACCGCGGGGGCGGAGGCGGGCCCGCCGCGCCCCCGGCAGGCCGCCGACGGCCAGGGCGCCCGCCCCGCACCGGCCCTGGACCCCGCGGACCGGGGCCGCCTGCTGGCCGGCGACCACCACGCGCCGCACGACGTGCTGGGCGCGCACCCGATCCCCGGCGGCGTGCTGGTACGCGCGCTGCGGCCGTTCGCCCGTTCCGTCACCGTGCTGGCGACCGGTCTGCGGGCCGAACTGCACGACGACGGCGACGGGTTCTTCTCCGGCGTGCTGCCGGTGCCGGAGATCCCCGCGTACCGGCTGGAGGTGGCCTATGACGACAACACCGTCGAGGTGGAGGACCCCTACCGCTTCTGGCCCGCCCTCGGGGAGCTGGATCTGCACCTGATCGGCGAGGGCCGCCACGAGGAGTTGTGGCGGGCGCTCGGCGCGGAGCCGATGGTCCACCAGGGGGTGGCCGGGACCCGGTTCACCGTCTGGGCGCCGAACGCGCGCGGCGTGCGGGTCACCGGTGACTTCGCCTACTGGGACGGCACGGCCTTCCCGATGCGTTCGCTGGGCTCGACCGGGGTGTGGGAGCTGTTCCTGCCGGGGGTCGGGGAGGGTGCGCTGTACAAGTACGACATCTGCCGTCCGGACGGTTCGCACACGGTCCGGGCCGACCCGATGGCCCGCCGCACCGAGGTGCCGCCGGCGACCGCGTCCGTCGTCACCGCCTCGCACCACGAGTGGCAGGACGCGGACTGGATGGCGCACCGGGGCGACCGCCCCGTCCACGAGGCCCCGTTCTCGGTGTACGAGGTCCACCTGGCTTCGTGGCGGCCCGGACTGACGTACCGTCAACTCGCCGAACAGCTCCCGGCGTACGTCAAGGATCTGGGCTTCACGCATGTCGAGCTGATGCCGGTCTCGGAGCACCCCTTCGGCGGTTCCTGGGGCTACCAGGTCACCGGGTTCTACGCCCCGACCTCCCGGATGGGCACCCCGGACGACTTCCGCTTCCTCGTCGACGCCCTGCACCGGGCCGGGATCGGCGTCATCATGGACTGGGTCCCGGCCCACTTCCCGCGCGACGACTGGGCGCTGGCCGAGTTCGACGGCCGGCCGCTGTACGAGCACTCCGACCCGCAGCGTGCCGCGCACCCGGACTGGGGAACGCTGGAGTTCGACTACGGCCGCACCGAGGTCCGCAACTTCCTGGTCGCCAACGCCACGTACTGGTGCGAGGAGTTCCACATCGACGGGCTCCGGGTGGACGCGGTGGCCTCCATGCTCTACCTCGACTACTCGCGCGAGGACGGCCAGTGGTCGCCCAACGAGTTCGGCGGGCGGGAGAACCTGGACGCGGTCGCCTTCCTCCAGGAGATGAACGCGACCGTCTACCGGCGCAATCCGGGCGTCGTCACCATCGCGGAGGAGTCCACCGCCTGGGACGGCGTCACCCGGCCCACCGACAGCGGGGGCCTCGGCTTCGGGCTGAAGTGGAACATGGGCTGGATGCACGACTCCCTCCAGTACATGGCGAAGGAGCCGGTCCACCGCAAGTACCACCACAACGAGATGACGTTCTCGATGGTGTACGCCTACAGCGAGAACTACGTGCTGCCGATCTCGCACGACGAGGTGGTGCACGGCAAGCAGGCGCTGGTGACGAAGATGCCCGGCGACTGGTGGCAGCGGCGGGCGAACCACCGCGCGTACCTGGGTTTCATGTGGGCCCACCCCGGCAAGCAACTGCTGTTCATGGGGCAGGAGTTCGCGCAGGGCGCGGAGTGGTCCGAGGGGCACGGCCCGGACTGGTGGCTGCTCGACCCCTCGTACGAGGCGTCCGCCGACCACCGCGGTGTGCGGACCCTGGTCGGCGACCTGAACGCGGTGTACGGGGCGGTGCCCGCGCTGTGGCAGCGCGACACCGTGCCGGAGGGGTTCAGCTGGGTGGACGGCGGCGCGGCCGAGGACAACGTGTTCGCGTTCCTGCGGTACGACGCGGACGGCTCGCCGCTCCTGGCGGTCTCGCACTTCTCCCCGGCGGTCCGCACCGACTACCGTCTCGGGGTGCCGGAGACCGGTGCGGAGGGCTGGGTCGAGGTGCTGAACACCGACGCGGCCCGTTACGGCGGCGGCGACGTGCGCAACGAGGAGCCGGTGAAGGCGGAGGCGGTGCCCGCGCACGGACGGCCGTCGAGCATCTCGCTGACGCTGCCGCCGCTGGCGACGGTGTGGCTGCGCCCGGCGTAG
- a CDS encoding sensor histidine kinase → MRFPRTRPRSLAGQLFAMQVVLIAAVVAGCAVFAYASGSALAEETAERQVRVAALAVADSPSVREAIRTPDPSAVLQPYAERVREDTGIAFVTIMDPRRVRWTHPDTARIGDTFLGNTAQALRGETFTETYTGTLGPSIRVVTPIFDRGRIVGLVSAGITVDRVSSQVREQLGALALAAGGALALGGIGTYVINARLRRHTHGMNAAELSRLHDYHQATLHAVREGLLMLDGRRRVALINDAGRELLGLEPDAEAVGRTVDEMALPAPLTGALLASEARVDELHLTAERVIVVNTRPVVGGERRGTVVTLRDHTELQALSGELDSERGFTQALRSQAHEAANRLHTVVSLIELGRVAEAVDFATAELELAQVLTDRVVGAVEEPVLAALLLGKAAQANERGVELVLAEDSLIDDGALPPSPPHRDLVTILGNLIDNAVEAASEGSEGADEGGAVPAPRAAGGSAGRPRVTVTALADERELLLRVADTGAGIDPAAADEVFRRGWSTHGAGRGLGLALVRQAAHRNGGTVELDAGPDGGARFTVRLPLGDRTAGSRPGAGHGPGSDASGSVAASEEVTP, encoded by the coding sequence ATGCGCTTCCCCCGTACCCGCCCCCGGAGCCTGGCGGGCCAGCTCTTCGCCATGCAGGTCGTGCTGATCGCCGCCGTGGTGGCCGGGTGCGCCGTCTTCGCGTACGCCTCCGGCAGCGCGCTGGCGGAGGAGACGGCCGAGCGCCAGGTGCGGGTGGCGGCCCTCGCGGTGGCCGATTCCCCCTCCGTACGGGAGGCGATCCGTACCCCGGACCCGTCCGCCGTACTCCAGCCGTACGCGGAGCGGGTGCGCGAGGACACCGGGATCGCCTTCGTCACGATCATGGACCCGCGGCGGGTGCGCTGGACGCACCCGGACACCGCGCGGATCGGGGACACCTTCCTCGGCAACACCGCGCAGGCGCTGCGCGGGGAGACCTTCACCGAGACGTACACCGGAACGCTCGGCCCCTCGATACGGGTGGTGACCCCGATCTTCGACCGGGGGCGGATCGTCGGCCTCGTCAGCGCGGGCATCACCGTGGACCGGGTCTCCTCGCAGGTACGGGAGCAGTTGGGCGCCCTCGCGCTGGCGGCGGGCGGGGCGCTGGCGCTCGGCGGGATCGGCACGTACGTGATCAACGCCCGGCTGCGGCGGCACACCCACGGGATGAACGCGGCGGAGCTGAGCCGGCTGCACGACTACCACCAGGCCACCCTGCACGCGGTGCGCGAGGGGCTGCTGATGCTGGACGGGCGGCGTCGGGTCGCGCTGATCAACGACGCCGGGCGGGAGCTGCTGGGTCTGGAGCCGGACGCCGAGGCGGTCGGCCGCACGGTCGACGAAATGGCCCTGCCCGCACCGCTGACCGGGGCGCTGCTGGCGTCGGAGGCGCGGGTGGACGAGCTGCATCTGACGGCGGAGCGGGTGATCGTGGTCAACACCCGCCCGGTGGTGGGCGGTGAGCGGCGGGGCACGGTGGTGACGCTGCGCGACCACACCGAGTTGCAGGCGCTCTCCGGGGAGCTGGACTCGGAGCGCGGGTTCACGCAGGCACTGCGCTCGCAGGCCCACGAGGCGGCGAACCGGCTCCACACCGTGGTGTCGCTGATCGAACTGGGCCGGGTGGCGGAGGCCGTGGACTTCGCGACGGCCGAACTGGAGCTGGCGCAGGTGCTGACCGACCGGGTGGTGGGGGCGGTGGAGGAGCCGGTGCTCGCCGCGCTGCTGCTCGGCAAGGCGGCCCAGGCGAACGAGCGGGGGGTGGAGCTGGTGCTCGCGGAGGACAGCCTGATCGACGACGGGGCGCTGCCGCCGTCGCCGCCCCACCGGGATCTGGTGACGATCCTGGGCAATCTGATCGACAACGCGGTGGAGGCGGCGTCGGAGGGGTCCGAGGGCGCGGACGAGGGCGGGGCGGTGCCCGCGCCGCGGGCCGCCGGAGGGTCTGCGGGGCGGCCTCGGGTGACGGTGACCGCGCTCGCGGACGAGCGGGAGCTGCTGCTGCGGGTGGCGGACACCGGGGCGGGCATCGACCCGGCGGCGGCGGACGAGGTGTTCCGGCGCGGCTGGTCGACGCACGGGGCGGGGCGCGGGCTCGGCCTGGCGCTGGTGCGGCAGGCGGCGCACCGCAACGGGGGCACGGTGGAGCTGGACGCGGGTCCGGACGGCGGAGCGCGCTTCACCGTACGGCTGCCGCTCGGCGACCGGACGGCGGGATCGCGGCCGGGGGCCGGGCACGGGCCCGGGTCGGACGCGTCCGGCTCCGTAGCGGCGTCCGAGGAGGTCACGCCGTGA